From the Roseibium sp. HPY-6 genome, one window contains:
- a CDS encoding tRNA (guanine(46)-N(7))-methyltransferase TrmB, whose translation MTDRYEGSFFGRRKGKPLSPRREALMEKELPRLALDLNKPAPSDLRDLFEAEVTTVCLEVGFGGGEHLLHRARTSPETGFIGIEPFVGSMAKAVAVVVDEGLGNVRLYDDDAVNVLDWLPDASLDLAYQLYPDPWPKKRHWKRRFINQQNLDRYARVLRPDSEFRFASDIDTYVDWALRHLRDHAAFQWTAETARDWKEPWQDWPGTRYEAKAIREGRKGRYLTFRRI comes from the coding sequence CGAGAAGCGTTGATGGAAAAAGAGCTGCCGCGTCTGGCGCTCGATCTGAACAAACCCGCCCCGTCGGATTTGAGAGACCTTTTTGAGGCGGAGGTAACAACCGTCTGTCTGGAGGTTGGCTTTGGCGGCGGCGAACACCTTTTGCACAGGGCTCGCACAAGTCCGGAAACCGGCTTTATCGGTATCGAACCTTTTGTCGGCAGCATGGCCAAGGCCGTTGCCGTGGTCGTTGACGAAGGTCTTGGCAATGTCAGGCTCTATGACGATGATGCAGTGAATGTTCTCGACTGGCTGCCGGATGCGTCTCTCGATCTTGCCTACCAGCTCTACCCCGACCCCTGGCCGAAGAAACGGCACTGGAAACGGCGCTTTATCAATCAGCAGAATTTGGACCGTTACGCACGGGTGCTCAGGCCGGACAGCGAATTCAGGTTCGCAAGCGATATTGACACATATGTGGATTGGGCGCTCCGGCATTTGCGCGATCACGCGGCGTTTCAATGGACTGCCGAGACGGCGCGTGACTGGAAGGAACCCTGGCAAGACTGGCCCGGAACTCGATATGAAGCCAAGGCAATCCGCGAAGGCCGAAAAGGGCGCTATCTGACTTTCCGGCG